In the Burkholderia contaminans genome, TATTTCCCGCTTTGGCTCGTCAGCGCGATCGTCGGCGTCGTCGGCGCGATCGTCGCGCACCGCGTATTCGTCGCGACCGGCTGGGCCGCGACGGTCCCTTACCAGTTGGCCGTCTGCACGGCGATCGGGCTCGTGGTCGCGGTGATCGTGTGGCTCACCGGCACGGGGCCGTTCGCATGAAGGCCGCCGGTATCGCCCGCCCCTCCATCAAAGGCCGCGTGATCGCACTGGCGATCGTCGCGCTCGGCATCGCGGCACTCGTGTACGCGTACTACCGCACGACGGCCTACCCGTCCACCGACGACGCGTCGATCGACGCGGACGTCGTGCACGTCGCGTCGCCGGTCGGCGGCCGCATCGTGCAGCTCGCGGTGCATGAAAACCAGCGCGTCGCGAAGGGCGACCTGCTGTACGTCATCGATCCCGTGCCGTACCGGCTGACGGTTGCGCAGGCGCAGGCCGACCTCGAACTCGCGCGCGCATCGCTCGACACGCGCCGCCGTTCGCTGATCGGCGAGCGCTCGAACGCGGCCGTGGCCGCCGAGCAGGTCAAGCGCGCGACGCAAAACGCCGACCTCGCGACCCGCGACGTGAACCGGCTCGCGCCGCTCGCCGCCCAGGGCTACGTCAGCGCGCAGCAGTTCGACCAGGCGAAGGTCCGCCAGCGCGACGCGGCCGTGTCGCTCACGCAGGCGCAGGAACAGCAGCGCGCGTCCTCACAGACGATCGGCGACGAAGCCGACGCGATCGCGACGCTGCATGCGCGCGAAGCCGCGCTGGCCCGCGCGCAGCACGCGCTCGAAGACACCGTCGTGCGCGCGCCGCACGACGGCCTCGTCACGGGCCTGAGCGTGCTCGCCGGCGAAACCCTTGCGCCGAACCAGTCGATCTTCACGCTGATCGACGCGAGCGAATGGTTCGCCGTCGGCAACTTCCGCGAGACGTCACTGAGCCGCATCGAGGTCGGCGACTGCGCGACCGTCTATTCGATGATCGACCGCAGCCGCCCGCTGACCGGCAAGGTCGTCGGCGTCGGTGCAGGCATCGCCGACAGCGCCCGCATCAACCTGCCGCGCACGCTCCCGATCGTGCAGAACTCGGTGAACTGGGTACACGTCGCGCAGCGCTTCCCGGTGCGCGTGAAGCTCGACGAACCCGACGGCAAGCTCGTGCGCGTCGGCGCCAGCGCGATCGTCGAGGTCCGGCATGGCACTGCCTGCCGCTGAGGTTCGCTCGCCGGGCCCGCGCGAAGTCCTGCGACTGCTCGCGCCGTTTCCGGGGCGCATGTCGATTGCCGTGCGGGTCGCACTGATCTGCGCGCTGACCGCGCTCGTGACGGCCGCCTACGGCACGCCCGAAGCCGCGCTGTCAGCGTACGTCGTGTTCTTCATGATCCGCGCCGACCGCGTGACGAGCGTCGTGCTCGCGGCCGCGCTGCTGGTGATCGTCACGATCGTGATCGGGCTCGTGCTCGGCATCGCGATCTTCAGCATCGACTATTCGATCCTGCGGGTCGCGTGCATGGCCGTGCTGTCGGTCGGCCTCCTCTATCTGACGTCGGCCAGCAAGCTGCGCCCGGTGGGCGCGATCCTCGCGATGATCGTCGGCTTCGGGCTCGACCAGCTCGGCCTCGCGCCGTTCGGCGAAGCTGCAACGCGCGCGCTGCTGTACATCTGGCTGACGATCGCGATCCCGGTCGGTGTCGCGATCGTCGTCAACCTGCTGATCGCGCCGTCGCCGCGCAAACTCGCGCACGCGCAACTCGCGAAGCGCTTGCGGCTCGCCGCGCAGCGGCTGCGCGGTGACGATGCGGCGCGCGACGCATTCAACGCCAGCCTGCACGAAGGCGACAAGCAGCTGCTCACGTGGCTCAAGCTGTCGAAACTCGAAGGCTCGTCGTCCGCCGCCGACTTCGCGGCGTTGCGGCAGGCCGTGGCTTCGAGCACCGCGCTGCTCGTCGGCGTCGCACTGGCCGATCGCGAACCAGGCGCACGGCTGCCCGACGCGTACACCACGCCGATCGCCGCGACACTCGACGAGATGGCAGACATCCTCGACCAGGGCGGCTACCCGGTCGACGTGACGCTCGCGCTCCCGCCGACCGACACGCTGCCGCCGCTCGCGCGCGTTGCTGCAACGGATCTCCAGGCGGCGATCACGCATTTCGCGGAACCAGCCGCAACGACCGATGTCGCTTCGACGGCTTCGACGGCTTCGACGGCTTCGACGGCTTCGACGGCTTCGACGGCTTCGACGGCTTCGACGGCTTCGACGGCTTCGACGGCTTCGTCGGCTTCGTCGGCTTCGTCGGTTTCGTCGGTTTCGTCGGCTTCGTCGGCTTCGTCGGCTTCGTCGGCTTCGTCGGCTTCGTCGGCTTCGTCGGCTTCGTCGGCTTCGTCGGCTTCGTCGGCTTCGTCGGCTTCGTCGGCTTCGTCGGCTTCGACGGCTTCGACGGCTTCGGCAACTACCCCCGACGCCCCCGCAGCCGCCCCGCGCGGCGGCTTCTTCCTGCCCGACGCGCGCACCAATCCCGACCACATCCGCTACGCGCTGAAGACGACCGCCGCGGCGATCTTCTGCTACCTGCTGTATTCGCAGCTCGACTGGTCGGGCATCCATACCTGCGTCGTCACCTGCTACATCGTGTCGCTCGGCTCGACGGCCGAGACGGTCGAGAAGCTCACGCTGCGGATCTTCGGCTGCATCGTCGGCGCGCTGCTCGGCACGGCGGCGCTGGTCTTCGTCGTGCCGTCGCTGTCGTCGGTCGGCCACCTGATGGCGCTGGTGTTCGCCGGCGGGTGGCTCGCCGCGTGGGTCGCGTTCGGCTCGCCGCGCATCGCGTATGCCGGCTTCCAGATCGCGTTCGCGTTTTTCCTGTGCGTGATCCAGGGCGCCGGCCCCGGCTTCGACCTGACGATCGCGCGCGATCGCACGATCGGCATCCTGCTCGGCAACGTCGTCGTGTATCTCGTGTTCACGCGCATCTGGCCCGTCAGCATCGGCAAGCAGATCGACGCGGGGCTCGCCGCGCTGATCGACCAGTGGCGGCGCCTCGTGCAGGTCGCGCAGCCGGCCGAGCGGCGCGCGCTCGCGGCTGACGCGTTTGCCCGCCACGGCGCGATCACGCAGGAGCTCGGGCTGGTGCACTACGAACCGTCGTGGGTCCGGCCGGCCGCTTCGTGGCTCGCCACGCGGCGGCGCGCGCTCGCGGAACTCGGCGCGCTCGAAGGCCGCTGTTCCTGCTCGCCGAACGCAAGCCCGGCGACGCGGCGATCGGCGCGCAGCTCGCCCGCGTGACCGAACCGCGCGACGACGACACCGCGCCCCATCGAGAACCCGCCGCGCCGCCGGCTACCCCGCCGCGCGCAGCCCCACCGACCCCGCACGCGACGCGCTGCTGAACCTGATCGACACGCGGCTCGCGCACATCGCCGATGCCGCCCGTCAAGCCACACCGAAGGAGCCTGCCCCCATGCGCGTACCTGAACCGCCGGCCGCCTCGATCGCCGCCGCCGCCCTCGCGACCGCCGTCGCGCTGGCCGGCTGCGCGACGTCGTCGATCGATCTGGCGCCGGAGGCGTCCGACCGCCCGTGGCAGCCGCAAACGTCCGCCGCAGGCGACATCGTGCCGGGGCCGCCGCGCGCGTCCGCGCAAGGTTCGCACGACTACACGCTGCCCGCGTCGCCGGCACTCGCGTCCGTCTCGCCGCCGGCCGCGCTCGATGCCGCGCACGCGTACACGCTGCCCGAGCTGATCGATCTCGCCGAATCGGCGAACCCGCTGACCCGTATCGCGTGGAACGACGCGCGTAACGCCGCGCTCGCGGTCGGCCTGGCCAAGACCGCCTACCTGCCGAAGCTGTCCGCGACGGCCATGGGCGGGTACCAGGCCAACCACGGGTCGACGTCGTCGTTCCTCGGCGACTCGTCGAGCAACTCCACCGTGCACGGCACCATCTCGGCGCTGTCGCTGCAATGGCTGCTGTTCGATTTCGGCGGCCGCGCGGCGCGCGTCGAAGCGGCCGAACAGGCGTCGATCGCGTCGAATGTCGCGTTCACGGCCGTACACCAGCAGGTGATCCACGACGTGACCGTCGCGTACTACCGCTACGAAGCCGCACGCTCGCGCGCACTCAGCGCCCGGCAGGGCCTCGCGAACGCGGACGCGATCCTCGCGGCCTCCCGCGCGCGGCTCAAGCACGGTGTCGGCACGGTCGTCGAACTCGCGCAGGCGACGCAGAACCGCGCGCAGGCCAACCTCGCGCTCGTGCAGGCGAACGGCACGGAGAGCGACGGCTACCTCGCCCTCGTCTCCGCGCTCGGCATCTCGCCGCTGTCGAAGCCGACCGTCGCCGCGCTGCCGAAGCGGCCGCTGCCGCCCTCGCTCGGCTCGTCGGTCGACGCGATCGTGTCGGATGCGATCGCGCGCCGCCCCGACCTGCAGGGCGCGTTCGCGCTCGAAAAGGCCAATCGCGCGAAGATCAAGGCCGCGGAAGCCGCGTTCATGCCGAAGATTTTCCTGTCCGCATCGACGTCGTACGCGAGCGGCGGCACGTCGATCTCCGCGCTGCCCGCGATCGGCGACCAGGCACCGACCGTCAACCTGAACGGCAGCCGCTACGGCGGCGGCGTGTTCCTCGGCGTGACGATTCCGCTGTACGACGGCGGCCTGCGCTCGGCCGTGCTGATGCAGGCGCGCAACGACGCGGAAAGCGCCTCCGCGCGCCTCACGCGGACCAAGGAGGAAGCGGTCCGCCAGATCGTCGCCGCGCAAAACGCGGTACAGACGAGCCTGGCGTCGCACGACGCCGCGAAGGCGCTCGTCGACGCCGCGCAGACGAGTTACGACGCGGCGCTGACCGCGTACCGGAACGGCGTCGGGTCGGTCACCGATGCGACGATCGCGCAAAGCCAGTTGCTCGCTGCCCGTAACGCGGAGGTCGACAGCTATGCGGGCGCGCTGTCGGCCGCCGCCGCGCTCGCGCTTGCGACCGGGACGATCGGCTCGGCGCAGTAGCGCAGCCGCCGCGAGGCGGTTGACGCATGCGCTCGCCGCCCACTAGAATGCCGCCCATTCTTCCTTCAGGAACCATCGTGGACAGTTGCAGCACTCCGTTGCGTGCGCCGCTTGCCGCCTGAACGCCTGTCCGACGCAGTTCTCCTGCCCGGCTCGCGTTCCGCGAGCCGCACGCCACCCGTTTCACACTGAATGACGCATTCGCGCGGTACAGTACCGCGCGATGACGGCTATCTTCGTGTCGCCTTCGGCCTTGCGCCGCAGCGACGCGAAACGGCACGCGCTCCTTGCACGGCAGGACACCCATGACTTTCGATTTCGCACTCCGTCTTTTCACCGCGTTCGCCTGCGGCGTCGCCATCGGCATCGAACGCCAGATGCGCCAGCGCACGGCCGGCCTGCGCACCATCACGCTCGTCGCGAGCGGCGCGTGCCTGTTCGTCACGCTCGGTGTCCTGACCGGCAACGGCGTCGCGGGCGTCACGCAGATCGCCGCCTACGTCGTGTCGGGCGTCGGCTTCCTAGGCGGCGGCGTGATCATGCGCGACAAGGGCTCGATCCAGGGCATCAACACCGCCGCGACGTTGTGGTGCTCGGCCGCCGTCGGCGTGCTGTCCGGTTCCGGTCATTACGTGCCGGCGCTCGCCGGCACCGGCGTCGTGCTGCTCACCAATACGCTGCTGCGCAGCGTCAGCCAGGCGATCAACGCGACGCCGGTATCGAACGCCGATCTCGTGCGCGAATACCAGATCACCGTGATCTGCCTGGCCTCCGACGAAGTGCACATCCGCACGCTGCTGTCGAACTCGATGTATGCGAAGCCGCTGTCGTTCCAGAGCCTCACGAGCGAGGACGTGCCCGACCAGCCGGACCGGCTGAAGGTCACCGCGACACTGAAGCTGCATCCGAAGGATCAGCAGAAGCTCGAGCAGATCGCGAGCCGGATGAGCATGGAGAAGAGCATTTCCAGCGTGAGCTGGACCGCGAAGGAAGCGGAGCCGATGATGGAGTGAGCGGCATGGCGGCAGCCGCATGTCGCGCTGCCGCCTTCACGCGCTGTCAGGGTGTCTCGATCAGCCCGGCCGAGATCGCCTTGACGACCGCCTGGACCTTGTTCGTCGCGCCCAGCTTCTCGAGGATGTTGTTGACGTGGAAGTTGACCGTCCGCTCCGAGATGCTGAGGATCTGGCCGATTTCGCACGCGGTCTTGCCCTCGGCCGTCCAGCACAGCACCTCGCGCTCGCGCGCGGTCAGCGTGACGCCGGCCGCCGGCGCCAGCTTCGGCACCATGAAGCGGCTCATCAGCGAATGCGACAGGTTCGCGAGCCAGTTGGTCTGCAACGTCAGCATGTTGATCTCGGCCGGCGTCAGCCGGTCTGCACGGCGGGCGATGCTCAGCAGGCCGAACGCGCCGCGGGGCGCCCAGCTCGACTGCGCGACGCCCACCGACAACCCGAAATCACGTGCGTCCTGCCACAGCGGGCACGGTTCGATCCGGTCGACGTCCGGCCAGACGATCATGTTGGTGCTGAGCGCGCCGTCGCGAACCGTCGAGTCGATCTCGATATAGTTCTGCGCCTGGTAGTGCGCCATCCAGCCGTCCGGATAGGTATCGAAGATCGCGACCGCGGGCTTCGATACGGGCAGCGGGACGCGAATGCCGTAACAGCAGTATTCGAATCCCAGCCGTTTGGAATAGGCGGCAATCCGCTGGAAGAGCTGCTGCTCGTCTTCCGCGGCGCTGAATTGTTGATAGGCATCCTGCCAGCGCAGTTCCATTCATTCTCCGACAACGTCACGCTGTCATACTTGTCAGGTTCCAGCACCCGTTCGAGGCTGATACATTCCGCGCATGACTTCACCTTTGCTGCACCCGGTCCCCGGCCCGTCCCCGGACGGCTACGTACGCCTGCCAGAAGGCGCACTGGCCGTGCTTGCGCTCGACCATGTCGCAAGCGGCCTCGACACATCGCTGCTCGAGGAATTGCGCGACAGCGCCATCGACGCACGCCTCGCCGGCTACACCGAATGGCATCGCCCGGCCAGTGCCGGCGTCCCTTACGTGACGATCGGCTGGGACTGGTACCTCGAACGCGCGACGGGCACGTTCGTGATCGCGGGCGGCGACGTCCGCAGCAACGTGATGGTCACCGACGCCACGGGTGCCGACATCGGCATGTTCCGCACCGCCGCCGCGCTCGCCGCACGGCTCGCGTACATCGACTGGGCCGCCGCGGTCGCGTCGGCCCTGCTCGGGCACAACGACGCCTATCATGCCGGTCCGACGCTCCAGTGACAACTGGCAGCGCCTCTATTCCTCTGACAATTTCATGATGCTGGCGCTCTTTATAAGCAAAAGCGCCACGGTTTTCAATCCCGTTGATCAAGAAACCGTTACCACGTCCTAAACGGCGTCTTTCCGGCGTCACCCTGTAAGAGTTACCAGTTACAGCCCCCTCGTGCTGCGCGATGTAATGCACGCATACAAAAGCACAGATCCGAGGACACCATGCGGACCTTCGTTCACGAGGAAGGGCGGTTGCCACACGAACTTGCGGCGGATCTCGGGCGCTATCGGCGCCGTGTGTTCGTCGAGCAGCTGGGCTGGGCACTCCCGTCGGCAAACGAAAGCTTCGAGCGCGACCAGTTCGATCGCGACGATACCGTGTACGTGTTCGCGCGGAACGCCGGCGGCGACATGTGCGGATGTGCGCGCCTGCTGCCGACGACGCGGCCGTATCTGCTGAAGTCGCTGTTCGCCGACCTGATCGCCGAAGACATGCCGCTGCCGCAATCGGCCGCCGTCTGGGAGTTGTCCCGGTTTGCGGCAACCGACGACGAAGGCGGCCCGGGCAATGCCGAATGGGCCGTGCGCCCGATGCTCGCAGCCGTCGTCGAATGCGCGGCGCAGCTTGGCGCGCGGCAGTTGATCGGCGTGACGTTCGCGAGCATGGAGCGGCTGTTCCGCCGGATCGGCATACACGCGCACCGCGCAGGCCCGCCGAAGCAGGTAGACGGACGTCTGGTGGTCGCGTGCTGGATCGACATCGATCCGCAAACGTTTGCAGCACTGGGAATCGAGCCGGGGCAAGCCGCCCAGCAAGCCATCGCCGCCTGAACCGGAACGCGCGTTTCTGTCCGGGCGGCATCGTAACGAAGGAGAATCAACGTGGACCAGTCTCAGGTCTTTCGCGCGATGATGCCCGGGTTGACGAGCGCCAACGGCGCCCGCATCGAGGTCGTCTACCCGTCGTTTCCCCGGCCGCTGCCGCTCGTGCGGCTCGACCGTCGCGGGCTCGTGTTCCGCGCGGCCGGCGCCGCGCCGCTCGTGTGCGGGCTGCCGCGCGCGGCGACGCTGCTGGTCGCGGACGAGCCGCTCTGCTCGCTGCGCCTCGTGATCCGCGACATCGCGCCGGCCGGCGAAGGCCGGCATGACCTGACGATGCAGCCTTCCGGCGCCGCCGGCGACGAATTGCTGTGGCATGCGTTGCGCGATCGCGAGCCCTACCGCCAGATTCAGCAGCCGCTCGCGCCCGTCGACGCGTCCATCGCCACCGACGGCGAACCGCGCGCGTCGGCCGGCGAAACCGGGCCGCGCCCGTCGCGCAGCGCGGCCTTCCGGTTGCCGTGCCACAGCGACGCGCTGTTCTTCGCCGACTGGCTCGAATATCACTTCGATGAATTGCGTGCACTGTCGCAACAGCATGGGCCGCGGCTGCAGCTCAACCAGCTCGAGCGGCAGGTGGCCGACGACGAGGTCGGCGTGCGCTTCGTCTACGACATCGATGGCCACGCTACGCGGCATGCGCTGACCGACTGCGCGCGCGAAGCCTGTGCATGGATCGAAACGGAGATGCGCGACAAGTACGCGTTACCGGTCGCGCAGGAGCGGTTCAGCGCATTTGCGGCGCACGCCCGGGCAGGCGGCATGTGAGTGCGGCGCAACAAAAAGTTGTATCGATACAACTAGGGCTTGCCATGCCTCGGGTTTTCCCTTAAATTTACGTCTGTCTCCTCCATGTCTCCAAACATGGATTCAGCCCGCTCAATGAAGCGGGCTTTTTCTTGCCCGCTCGAATTGCGGGGACACATCCCCCTCCGCCCCGCCTAACCTGCCGGGCGCGCGCCACGCAGCCACGGCCAGTAGTGGTGCACCGCAATAACCAGCACGATCAACGCGAACACGACCAGCAGCAGGGTCAACCAACCCTTTTTGGTCGTTGGCAGGTCCGCCAGCGCACCCACGTCGCCCGTCAGGGCCGCTAACGCGACCATGCCGAGTCCGACCAGAACCATCGTCCCCTTGGCCACCCATCCAAAGGTAACCTCGAGCACGCCTGCCCACCGCGACTGCCGATAAGGGCCGGTAACCGGCCGACGGAGATCGAGCTTACCCATTTGCGCGCCCTCGCCCGGCATCGGCACGTCGGCCCATCGATCGACAGACCGAGGCGAAAACAGGACGCCGAAGGTTGTCCTGACAGGCACCGGCTGCAATGGGGTGCACGCGTTTGATCGAGGGCGTCATGTTTTTCCTTTCACGAGACGAGGTTCGACGGTTCGATTCGTTTGGCCGGAAGGTGCCCATATCGTTCGATACGATGGGCCCGCGCCGACACGCGCTCCGTTCGTCACACGCAATCCGGATCGGCCGGCTTATCATTGACCAGCCCGCCACTCGCCTCCGAGGCCATCTTGCACGCCCATCTGCGCATTGCCCGCCCGGTCAGCAACCTCGCCCGTACCGAGCGCATGTATCGCGACGCCCTCGAGTTGTCCGTCCTCGCGCGCTTTGAAGATCACGACGGATTTTCCGGCGTGATGCTCGGGCGCGACGGCCTCGACTATCACTTCGAATTCACGCACTGCCCCGACCACCCGATCGCCCCGTCACCGACGCCCGAAGACCTGATCGTGTTCTACCTGCCCGATCGGCCAGAATGGGAAGCCGCCTGCGCGCGCGCCACGGAACATGGCTTCATGCCGGTGACGTCGTTCAATCCGTTCTGGGAAATATCCGGCCAGACTTTCGAGGACGCCGACGGCTACCGGATCGTGCTGCAGAACGGCACGTGGCGCTGACAGGCGATCACGCGTGAGCCGTTACGCGCCGGCCAGACCGGCGGCGCGAGCGGCATACACGACGTGCCGACGCAGCGGGTGTCCTTCAGGCAACGCAGGATGGTCGAAATCGCGCGCGGGCTGACGCTGCATGCCGAGCCGCTGCATCACGTGCCGTGATCGCAGGTTGGTGTCTGCCGTCCACGCAAAGATCTCGCCAAGCCCGATCCGGTCGAACCCGTCGGCCAGTGCGGCGGCAGCGGCTTCGACAGCGTAGCCGTGCCCCCAGGCGTGACGCGCCTGCCGCCATATGATCTCGACGCACGGCGCCATCGGATGCGTTGCACGCGCTTCGTGCGACAGGCCGCACACACCGATCAGCATCGCGTCGGCGCGGCGCTCGACGGCCCACGGGCCGAAACCGTGTGCGTGGAAATGCGCGTCGAAGCGCGCGATGGCGTCGCTCGCCTCGTCAACTGACATCGGGCCGCGCGCGAGCCATGCTGTCACGTCCGGATCCTCATGCATCGCCGACAACGCGCCCACATCCGCCGGTCGCCAGCGACGCAGCGTCAGGCGCTCGGTTTCGATCTTCGACGGAATGGACATAGGGGAGACGGATCGTTCGGGCCGCGTGACGCGAGTGCCGCCACAAACCTGAAAGCGGAACGGATGGAGGAGAGATGGAAATCGTCGCCTTTGCCGGCGACGATCCAGTGAACGAATGACGAGATACGGGCGCTGGTGCGCCCGCGGCGATTACTCGTTTTCTTCGAAGTAATGCCCGAACTTCGTCTGCTTCGTGCGGATATAACGCTCGTTTTCCTCGCGCACGGGCACGGCAAGCGCCACGCGTTCGCAGACGGGTATACCGTGCTTCGCGAGCGTATCGAACTTCGCCGGGTTGTTGCTCATCAGCCGCACCGACGTCACGCCGAGGATCCGCAGGATGGCGGCGGCCGAATCGTATTCGCGGGCGTCGTCGGGCAGGCCGAGGTCGAGGTTCGCCTCGACGGTGTCGCGCCCCTGCTCCTGCAGCGCGTAAGCGCGGATCTTGTTGCTCAGGCCGATCCCGCGCCCTTCATGGCCGCGCAGGTACAGCAGCACGCCGCGGTCTTCCGCCGCGATGTAGCGCAATGCGAGATCGAGCTGCTCGCCGCAGTCGCAGCGGTACGAGCCGAATACATCGCCGGTCAGGCATTCGGAATGAAGGCGCGTCAGCACGGACTGCTCGCCGGCGACGTCGCCCATCACGAGCGCGAGATGTTCGGCATCGCTGCCCGATACGCGAAACGCGTATGACTTGAACGTACCGTAGCGCGTAGGCAGCGACGCGGTGGCGACGAGGGTCACGCACTCGTCGGCCTGGTCATTGCCCTGCGTGGGCGATTGGGGACGCGAAGACATCATGAATTCAATCGAAACGTTCAGGAATGTAGGAGTTGTGTGGATAGTGCGTGACCGGAGTTTACCGCTAATCTGGAAACGTCACGCGACTGCCACTGGCTGCCCGGCTATACTGGGCTTATCGGGTGTCGCGCACCAACGCCCTGCCTTCCCTGTATCGACCTGCACACGGAGAAAGCGAATGAGCACGACTGTCGCGCAGATTCTCAAGGCCAAGCCGGATTCGGGCCGCACGATCTACACCGTCACGAAGACCGATCTCGTCTACGACGCCATCAAGCTGATGGCGGAAAAGGGGATCGGCGCGTTGCTGGTGGTGGACGGCGACGACATCGCGGGCATCGTCACCGAGCGCGATTATGCGCGCAAGGTCGTCCTGCAGGACCGCTCATCGAAAGCCACCCGCGTCGAGGAAATCATGACGGCGAAGGTGCGCTACGTCGAACCCTCGCAATCCACCGACGAGTGCATGGCGCTGATGACCGAACACCGCATGCGCCACCTGCCCGTCCTCGACGGCGGCAAGCTGGTCGGGCTCATCTCGATCGGCGACCTCGTGAAGAGCGTGATTGCCGATCAGCAGTTCACGATCAGCCA is a window encoding:
- the mdtN gene encoding multidrug transporter subunit MdtN, whose translation is MKAAGIARPSIKGRVIALAIVALGIAALVYAYYRTTAYPSTDDASIDADVVHVASPVGGRIVQLAVHENQRVAKGDLLYVIDPVPYRLTVAQAQADLELARASLDTRRRSLIGERSNAAVAAEQVKRATQNADLATRDVNRLAPLAAQGYVSAQQFDQAKVRQRDAAVSLTQAQEQQRASSQTIGDEADAIATLHAREAALARAQHALEDTVVRAPHDGLVTGLSVLAGETLAPNQSIFTLIDASEWFAVGNFRETSLSRIEVGDCATVYSMIDRSRPLTGKVVGVGAGIADSARINLPRTLPIVQNSVNWVHVAQRFPVRVKLDEPDGKLVRVGASAIVEVRHGTACR
- a CDS encoding FUSC family protein; this encodes MALPAAEVRSPGPREVLRLLAPFPGRMSIAVRVALICALTALVTAAYGTPEAALSAYVVFFMIRADRVTSVVLAAALLVIVTIVIGLVLGIAIFSIDYSILRVACMAVLSVGLLYLTSASKLRPVGAILAMIVGFGLDQLGLAPFGEAATRALLYIWLTIAIPVGVAIVVNLLIAPSPRKLAHAQLAKRLRLAAQRLRGDDAARDAFNASLHEGDKQLLTWLKLSKLEGSSSAADFAALRQAVASSTALLVGVALADREPGARLPDAYTTPIAATLDEMADILDQGGYPVDVTLALPPTDTLPPLARVAATDLQAAITHFAEPAATTDVASTASTASTASTASTASTASTASTASTASTASSASSASSVSSVSSASSASSASSASSASSASSASSASSASSASSASSASSASTASTASATTPDAPAAAPRGGFFLPDARTNPDHIRYALKTTAAAIFCYLLYSQLDWSGIHTCVVTCYIVSLGSTAETVEKLTLRIFGCIVGALLGTAALVFVVPSLSSVGHLMALVFAGGWLAAWVAFGSPRIAYAGFQIAFAFFLCVIQGAGPGFDLTIARDRTIGILLGNVVVYLVFTRIWPVSIGKQIDAGLAALIDQWRRLVQVAQPAERRALAADAFARHGAITQELGLVHYEPSWVRPAASWLATRRRALAELGALEGRCSCSPNASPATRRSARSSPA
- a CDS encoding TolC family protein, which gives rise to MRVPEPPAASIAAAALATAVALAGCATSSIDLAPEASDRPWQPQTSAAGDIVPGPPRASAQGSHDYTLPASPALASVSPPAALDAAHAYTLPELIDLAESANPLTRIAWNDARNAALAVGLAKTAYLPKLSATAMGGYQANHGSTSSFLGDSSSNSTVHGTISALSLQWLLFDFGGRAARVEAAEQASIASNVAFTAVHQQVIHDVTVAYYRYEAARSRALSARQGLANADAILAASRARLKHGVGTVVELAQATQNRAQANLALVQANGTESDGYLALVSALGISPLSKPTVAALPKRPLPPSLGSSVDAIVSDAIARRPDLQGAFALEKANRAKIKAAEAAFMPKIFLSASTSYASGGTSISALPAIGDQAPTVNLNGSRYGGGVFLGVTIPLYDGGLRSAVLMQARNDAESASARLTRTKEEAVRQIVAAQNAVQTSLASHDAAKALVDAAQTSYDAALTAYRNGVGSVTDATIAQSQLLAARNAEVDSYAGALSAAAALALATGTIGSAQ
- a CDS encoding MgtC/SapB family protein; the protein is MTFDFALRLFTAFACGVAIGIERQMRQRTAGLRTITLVASGACLFVTLGVLTGNGVAGVTQIAAYVVSGVGFLGGGVIMRDKGSIQGINTAATLWCSAAVGVLSGSGHYVPALAGTGVVLLTNTLLRSVSQAINATPVSNADLVREYQITVICLASDEVHIRTLLSNSMYAKPLSFQSLTSEDVPDQPDRLKVTATLKLHPKDQQKLEQIASRMSMEKSISSVSWTAKEAEPMME
- a CDS encoding autoinducer binding domain-containing protein, giving the protein MELRWQDAYQQFSAAEDEQQLFQRIAAYSKRLGFEYCCYGIRVPLPVSKPAVAIFDTYPDGWMAHYQAQNYIEIDSTVRDGALSTNMIVWPDVDRIEPCPLWQDARDFGLSVGVAQSSWAPRGAFGLLSIARRADRLTPAEINMLTLQTNWLANLSHSLMSRFMVPKLAPAAGVTLTAREREVLCWTAEGKTACEIGQILSISERTVNFHVNNILEKLGATNKVQAVVKAISAGLIETP
- a CDS encoding DUF4902 domain-containing protein; this translates as MTSPLLHPVPGPSPDGYVRLPEGALAVLALDHVASGLDTSLLEELRDSAIDARLAGYTEWHRPASAGVPYVTIGWDWYLERATGTFVIAGGDVRSNVMVTDATGADIGMFRTAAALAARLAYIDWAAAVASALLGHNDAYHAGPTLQ
- a CDS encoding acyl-homoserine-lactone synthase; protein product: MRTFVHEEGRLPHELAADLGRYRRRVFVEQLGWALPSANESFERDQFDRDDTVYVFARNAGGDMCGCARLLPTTRPYLLKSLFADLIAEDMPLPQSAAVWELSRFAATDDEGGPGNAEWAVRPMLAAVVECAAQLGARQLIGVTFASMERLFRRIGIHAHRAGPPKQVDGRLVVACWIDIDPQTFAALGIEPGQAAQQAIAA
- a CDS encoding VOC family protein produces the protein MHAHLRIARPVSNLARTERMYRDALELSVLARFEDHDGFSGVMLGRDGLDYHFEFTHCPDHPIAPSPTPEDLIVFYLPDRPEWEAACARATEHGFMPVTSFNPFWEISGQTFEDADGYRIVLQNGTWR
- a CDS encoding GNAT family N-acetyltransferase, whose translation is MSIPSKIETERLTLRRWRPADVGALSAMHEDPDVTAWLARGPMSVDEASDAIARFDAHFHAHGFGPWAVERRADAMLIGVCGLSHEARATHPMAPCVEIIWRQARHAWGHGYAVEAAAAALADGFDRIGLGEIFAWTADTNLRSRHVMQRLGMQRQPARDFDHPALPEGHPLRRHVVYAARAAGLAGA
- the ribA gene encoding GTP cyclohydrolase II, whose translation is MMSSRPQSPTQGNDQADECVTLVATASLPTRYGTFKSYAFRVSGSDAEHLALVMGDVAGEQSVLTRLHSECLTGDVFGSYRCDCGEQLDLALRYIAAEDRGVLLYLRGHEGRGIGLSNKIRAYALQEQGRDTVEANLDLGLPDDAREYDSAAAILRILGVTSVRLMSNNPAKFDTLAKHGIPVCERVALAVPVREENERYIRTKQTKFGHYFEENE
- a CDS encoding CBS domain-containing protein, whose amino-acid sequence is MSTTVAQILKAKPDSGRTIYTVTKTDLVYDAIKLMAEKGIGALLVVDGDDIAGIVTERDYARKVVLQDRSSKATRVEEIMTAKVRYVEPSQSTDECMALMTEHRMRHLPVLDGGKLVGLISIGDLVKSVIADQQFTISQLEHYIHGTPVAST